A section of the Rubritalea squalenifaciens DSM 18772 genome encodes:
- a CDS encoding SMI1/KNR4 family protein yields the protein MNYHDWTECARAFSEGLRMLPGEIDITIEIDPPLESQQIDKLAARWPNGLPASLRQLWSEGSARVNCPYVWTPSPDELPSLNEVFEDNDYIYGGARFEHAEQIYPGNSGADADDEYMADVVGKAGLELWCRCAVFLHVGNGDCLGLDPERDAEDPPVVYLVHDDDESSVISPSFSDFLAAWQELCYIGPEFWLLDYWIDGDRGAIDTTKHKTAELHRLLRRRPQTTKA from the coding sequence ATGAACTACCACGACTGGACTGAGTGCGCGAGGGCGTTTTCGGAAGGACTCCGGATGCTACCTGGCGAGATCGACATCACCATTGAGATTGATCCGCCACTCGAGTCGCAGCAGATTGATAAGCTGGCTGCCCGCTGGCCGAATGGATTGCCAGCTTCTTTGCGGCAACTTTGGAGTGAGGGCTCTGCTAGAGTGAATTGTCCCTACGTTTGGACTCCGTCGCCTGACGAGCTACCGAGCCTAAACGAGGTGTTCGAGGACAACGATTATATTTACGGTGGAGCACGATTCGAGCATGCTGAACAGATCTATCCGGGCAACTCGGGTGCCGACGCTGACGACGAATACATGGCGGATGTTGTCGGCAAGGCAGGCTTGGAGCTTTGGTGCAGATGCGCAGTGTTCCTGCATGTCGGCAATGGTGACTGCCTCGGTCTAGATCCTGAGAGAGATGCTGAAGATCCGCCGGTGGTCTACCTCGTTCACGACGATGATGAGAGTAGCGTGATCTCGCCCTCATTCTCTGATTTCTTGGCCGCGTGGCAGGAGCTTTGCTACATCGGACCTGAGTTCTGGCTGCTTGATTACTGGATTGATGGGGATCGAGGAGCCATTGACACTACGAAGCACAAGACTGCGGAGCTCCACAGGTTGCTCAGGCGGCGCCCACAAACAACCAAGGCATAA
- a CDS encoding YndJ family transporter: MSYSAVFLILVIPTVVAITVGSVLLRRAFSRSKVLPEEVALASAWIFVVGSLVWLGVFLSGSTLLGFGAPWTWITAAHFAFAGYGALTVTALSCRMVVSRRALAILRFLLLAHPVAYLVTAAGILGYRYCDEIAATSYAVIFTVQWIAVVFGRPVRIACRPLRLVIVALSVPLVTMVPALAWAWGRPVFDIPEMVRYHGIVNALGHVGLGFVAFAWGRPPSHSSLKGHSF, from the coding sequence ATGAGCTACTCCGCTGTCTTCCTCATACTCGTAATTCCTACTGTAGTAGCGATCACGGTTGGTTCAGTCCTGCTAAGACGAGCGTTCTCGCGATCCAAGGTGCTGCCGGAAGAGGTGGCGCTAGCGTCGGCTTGGATTTTCGTTGTCGGTAGTTTGGTATGGCTGGGCGTATTTCTCAGCGGGTCCACTCTTCTCGGATTTGGGGCGCCGTGGACATGGATAACAGCAGCTCACTTTGCCTTTGCAGGCTACGGTGCACTAACTGTGACAGCTCTTTCATGCCGCATGGTAGTCAGCAGGCGGGCACTGGCCATTCTACGCTTCCTTTTGTTAGCCCACCCGGTGGCATATTTGGTGACAGCGGCCGGAATCCTTGGTTATCGCTACTGTGACGAGATCGCAGCGACAAGCTACGCGGTGATCTTTACGGTACAGTGGATTGCTGTTGTATTTGGGCGGCCAGTGCGCATCGCCTGCAGGCCGTTACGGCTAGTGATCGTGGCACTCAGCGTACCACTGGTGACGATGGTGCCAGCGCTGGCGTGGGCCTGGGGAAGACCGGTCTTCGACATACCTGAAATGGTACGCTACCATGGAATCGTAAACGCGCTTGGCCACGTCGGGCTTGGTTTTGTAGCATTTGCTTGGGGGCGTCCGCCTTCACACTCCTCCCTGAAAGGTCACTCATTCTGA
- a CDS encoding helix-turn-helix domain-containing protein produces MTNDNTSQNLLGTRISKIRSEAGMTQDQLAGACNRLGWDISRATLSKIEYGIRRLNDAEVLLLAAALKTSVAELYEGLTAAKALPVARHSKS; encoded by the coding sequence ATGACCAACGACAACACCAGCCAGAACCTGCTAGGAACACGCATCAGCAAGATACGTAGCGAAGCTGGCATGACTCAGGATCAGCTGGCAGGTGCATGCAACCGCCTAGGCTGGGACATCAGCCGGGCAACCCTCTCCAAAATCGAGTATGGCATCCGTCGGCTCAATGACGCCGAGGTGCTCCTGTTAGCCGCAGCTCTCAAGACCTCCGTGGCGGAACTCTATGAAGGGCTGACTGCCGCCAAGGCCCTCCCGGTAGCTAGGCACAGTAAGTCGTAG
- a CDS encoding DUF4339 domain-containing protein has product MADVYYYLGADNEPVGPLPLTELERFTDLGVITGETLVACAGGDDWLPLDEVVGLKEPMKDVLPSLPRMDQTEGVKTDLPESLKHATWNSDPSAEASREQLKSFVSLKFWNSIEKFTLAGVASFLLLHIVLMGEGIIPDGLLILGMLVTLAVFGIMGLMHIVVFFRCWRSIPAQFRTMGPRKAVYPLFIPLWHIWWYFVSLRGLVKSIESWEKHCEIESQDDSLRLATVWAALWGLTCYVFSFLLRSEWLASALYNAGCIALIFLGYRLFKPLVWRINTLRGEPILEGSWLGALVAGQGAAEKKRTGVVSASVVITLAALLGVFLPNYVEEPQAHAAANPQVQMPEYQLPEQVAAPVIPRQDKITEADLIQIRLQLELMREEMNAVRARLAQLGRNYSYASSQIEADYIQREMNLCRQRETQISMKVIEVMAFLAKHSDELE; this is encoded by the coding sequence ATGGCTGATGTTTACTATTACCTGGGGGCTGACAATGAGCCTGTCGGCCCGTTGCCCCTGACGGAGTTGGAGAGATTCACAGATCTCGGTGTGATCACAGGAGAGACACTGGTTGCCTGTGCAGGAGGTGATGATTGGCTGCCTCTTGATGAGGTAGTAGGCCTGAAGGAGCCCATGAAGGATGTACTGCCGTCCTTACCCCGGATGGATCAGACTGAAGGGGTGAAGACCGATCTTCCGGAAAGCCTGAAGCATGCGACCTGGAACTCCGACCCTTCGGCGGAGGCAAGCCGTGAGCAGCTCAAGTCGTTCGTCTCACTGAAATTCTGGAACAGTATCGAGAAATTCACCTTGGCTGGGGTAGCCAGTTTTCTTCTCCTGCATATTGTCTTGATGGGAGAAGGAATAATACCCGATGGGCTGCTGATACTGGGCATGCTGGTGACACTGGCGGTGTTTGGTATTATGGGGCTGATGCACATAGTGGTTTTCTTCAGGTGCTGGAGAAGCATCCCTGCGCAATTCAGGACGATGGGGCCAAGAAAAGCAGTGTACCCGCTTTTTATTCCGCTGTGGCATATATGGTGGTATTTTGTCAGTCTGCGAGGTCTGGTGAAAAGTATCGAGAGCTGGGAGAAGCACTGTGAAATAGAGTCGCAGGATGATTCACTACGACTAGCTACTGTCTGGGCGGCTCTGTGGGGGCTTACCTGCTATGTGTTCAGCTTTCTTCTGCGGTCGGAATGGCTTGCCAGTGCCTTGTACAACGCTGGTTGCATAGCGCTGATCTTTCTGGGATACCGGCTATTCAAGCCGCTGGTGTGGAGAATAAATACCTTGAGGGGAGAACCCATCCTGGAGGGTTCGTGGCTGGGGGCTCTGGTGGCAGGACAGGGTGCTGCCGAGAAAAAACGCACTGGAGTTGTCTCTGCTAGTGTGGTGATCACGCTGGCTGCTTTATTGGGAGTATTCCTGCCTAATTACGTGGAAGAGCCTCAGGCTCACGCGGCAGCTAATCCTCAAGTACAGATGCCGGAATACCAACTGCCAGAACAAGTGGCCGCTCCAGTCATCCCCCGGCAGGACAAGATCACAGAAGCCGATCTGATCCAGATACGCCTCCAGCTGGAACTCATGAGGGAGGAGATGAATGCCGTAAGGGCTAGGCTGGCTCAACTGGGTAGAAATTATTCCTATGCCAGTAGCCAGATAGAGGCCGACTACATCCAGAGGGAGATGAATCTCTGCCGCCAGAGGGAGACGCAGATATCGATGAAAGTGATCGAAGTCATGGCCTTTCTTGCCAAGCACTCCGACGAGCTGGAGTAG